The following proteins come from a genomic window of Sphaerisporangium rubeum:
- the sigJ gene encoding RNA polymerase sigma factor SigJ, whose protein sequence is MDDRLTEDFEEHRGRLRAVAYRMLGSLSEADDAVQEAWLRVSRADTAAVENLGAWLTTVVARVCLNVLRTREHRREDPLGVRVPDPIVGGEGPEQEAVLADSVGLALLVVLETLTPAERLAFVLHDMFAVPFDEIGPMIERTPAAARQLASRARRRVRGRSPVPDPDLGRQRDVVNAFFAAARDGDFEALVAVLHPDVVLRSDGGTARVRHTVEITGAGAVAAQAITFGGLSPLARPALVNGAAGVVVASDGRPLSVMGFTVTGGRVVAIDVLTDPERLARLDLKVL, encoded by the coding sequence GTGGACGATCGGCTGACCGAGGACTTCGAGGAACATCGGGGACGGCTGCGCGCGGTGGCCTACCGCATGCTCGGCTCGCTGAGCGAGGCCGACGACGCCGTGCAGGAGGCCTGGCTGCGGGTGAGCCGCGCGGACACCGCCGCCGTGGAGAACCTCGGCGCGTGGCTCACGACCGTGGTGGCCCGCGTGTGCCTGAACGTGCTGCGCACCCGCGAGCACCGGCGGGAGGACCCCCTCGGTGTGCGTGTCCCCGATCCGATCGTCGGCGGCGAGGGGCCCGAGCAGGAGGCGGTGCTCGCCGACTCGGTGGGTCTCGCGCTGCTGGTCGTGCTGGAGACGCTGACCCCGGCCGAGCGGCTCGCGTTCGTGCTGCACGACATGTTCGCCGTGCCGTTCGACGAGATCGGCCCCATGATCGAACGAACCCCCGCCGCCGCGCGCCAGCTCGCGAGCCGCGCGCGCCGCCGCGTACGCGGCCGCTCCCCCGTCCCCGACCCCGACCTCGGCCGGCAACGCGACGTCGTGAACGCCTTCTTCGCCGCCGCGCGCGACGGCGACTTCGAGGCCCTGGTCGCCGTGCTCCACCCCGACGTCGTGTTGCGTTCCGACGGCGGCACGGCACGCGTGCGCCACACCGTCGAGATCACCGGCGCCGGCGCCGTCGCCGCGCAGGCGATCACCTTCGGCGGCCTGTCCCCGCTGGCCCGTCCGGCTCTGGTCAACGGCGCCGCCGGCGTCGTCGTGGCGTCGGACGGACGTCCCCTGTCCGTCATGGGCTTCACGGTCACCGGTGGCCGTGTCGTCGCCATCGACGTCCTCACCGACCCCGAACGGCTGGCGCGGCTCGACCTCAAGGTCCTCTGA
- a CDS encoding SDR family oxidoreductase: protein MTILITGGTGTLGRHVLPLLPAAGHDVRVLTRRAPEPRPGVEYVTGDLLTGEGVAAAAEGADIVLHLAGAGKGDDVAARHLVRAVSGARHLLYISVIGADRVPLAWFRSKLDAERAVTGSGVPWTTLRAAQFHELTLTVVAKMARMPVVPVPRGLRLQPVDSGEVAARLVELALGAPSGLVADLPGPQVHDFGSLARTYLRSRGGRRPQLPVPLPGKVGRAYRAGANLARPGAVPGTRTWGDFLAGRDRQDLTSG from the coding sequence ATGACGATCCTGATCACCGGCGGCACCGGCACCCTCGGCCGCCACGTGCTGCCACTGCTGCCGGCCGCGGGCCACGACGTGCGGGTGCTGACCCGGCGGGCCCCCGAGCCCCGGCCCGGCGTCGAGTACGTCACCGGTGACCTGCTCACCGGTGAGGGAGTGGCGGCCGCCGCCGAGGGTGCCGACATCGTGCTGCACCTCGCGGGAGCCGGGAAAGGGGACGACGTGGCGGCCCGCCATCTGGTGCGCGCCGTGTCAGGCGCGCGGCACCTGCTGTACATCTCGGTCATCGGTGCGGACCGGGTGCCGCTGGCGTGGTTCCGGTCGAAGCTCGACGCCGAACGGGCCGTGACCGGGTCGGGGGTGCCGTGGACGACCCTGCGCGCGGCGCAGTTCCATGAGCTGACGCTGACGGTGGTGGCGAAGATGGCGAGAATGCCGGTGGTCCCCGTGCCGCGCGGGCTCCGGCTCCAACCGGTCGACTCGGGGGAGGTCGCGGCGCGGCTGGTGGAACTGGCACTCGGCGCGCCGTCCGGGCTGGTCGCCGACCTTCCCGGGCCGCAGGTCCACGACTTCGGGTCGCTGGCCCGCACCTACCTGCGCAGCAGAGGCGGACGCCGTCCGCAGCTGCCGGTTCCCCTGCCGGGAAAGGTGGGACGCGCGTATCGCGCGGGGGCCAACCTGGCACGTCCAGGAGCCGTCCCCGGCACGCGTACCTGGGGGGACTTCCTGGCGGGACGCGACCGCCAGGACCTGACATCGGGGTGA
- a CDS encoding NADPH-dependent F420 reductase — protein sequence MTTIACIGSGLIGGTVARLAVAAGYDVVVSNSRGPETLAGLVEELGPKARAATAAEAAAAGDLVLVSVPLRAYREVPVEPLVGKTVMDTNNYYSERDGRFAELEEGSATSSELLQRHLPQARVVKVFNNIYYAHLLGLARPAGSADRSALPIAGDDASAKAEVTGFLDAIGYDALDAGTLADSWRFEPGTPAYGVPYVGDVADFQNSPGNPAGTAAIDDAVAAAKR from the coding sequence ATGACGACAATCGCATGCATCGGCAGTGGACTCATCGGCGGCACCGTCGCCAGGCTGGCCGTCGCGGCCGGGTACGACGTCGTGGTGAGCAACTCGCGGGGGCCGGAGACGCTGGCCGGGCTGGTGGAGGAGCTCGGCCCGAAGGCCCGTGCGGCGACGGCGGCCGAAGCGGCGGCGGCGGGAGATCTGGTGCTGGTCAGCGTGCCGCTGCGCGCCTATCGCGAGGTACCGGTGGAGCCGCTCGTCGGCAAGACGGTCATGGACACCAACAACTACTACAGCGAGCGCGACGGCCGGTTCGCCGAGCTGGAGGAGGGGTCGGCCACCTCCAGCGAGCTGCTGCAACGGCACCTGCCGCAGGCGCGGGTCGTCAAGGTGTTCAACAACATCTACTACGCTCACCTGCTCGGCCTGGCCCGTCCTGCGGGGTCCGCCGACCGCAGCGCGCTTCCCATCGCCGGCGACGACGCGTCCGCGAAGGCCGAGGTCACCGGGTTCCTCGACGCCATCGGCTACGACGCGCTGGACGCCGGCACTCTGGCGGACAGCTGGCGCTTCGAGCCCGGCACCCCGGCGTACGGCGTCCCGTACGTGGGTGACGTGGCGGACTTCCAGAACTCCCCCGGCAACCCGGCCGGCACCGCCGCGATCGACGACGCCGTGGCGGCCGCGAAGCGCTGA
- a CDS encoding MarR family winged helix-turn-helix transcriptional regulator → MAGSEGEGLDLHSFAIRLRRMTAEFNRIAHEFAGDHHLHPTDVQALIKIFDAPSPITPSRLRDELNLTSGAVTACLDRLERAGHIRRVRDAHDRRVIHLHYQEAALELAAAFFRPLGRSTDNVLRQFEPEELRVVAAFLDTMNDELEVLRRSRG, encoded by the coding sequence ATGGCGGGCAGTGAAGGAGAAGGTCTCGATCTGCACTCTTTCGCGATCCGTCTGCGCAGGATGACCGCCGAGTTCAACCGCATCGCGCACGAGTTCGCCGGCGATCACCACCTGCATCCGACCGACGTGCAGGCCCTCATCAAGATCTTCGACGCGCCTTCGCCGATCACTCCGAGCCGGCTGCGGGATGAGCTCAATCTCACGTCGGGAGCGGTCACCGCGTGCCTCGACCGGCTGGAGCGGGCCGGGCACATCCGCCGGGTGCGCGACGCGCACGACCGGCGGGTCATCCACCTGCACTACCAGGAAGCGGCGCTGGAACTCGCCGCGGCGTTCTTCCGGCCGCTCGGCCGCAGCACCGACAACGTGCTGCGGCAGTTCGAGCCGGAAGAACTGCGCGTCGTGGCCGCTTTCCTCGACACCATGAACGACGAGCTCGAGGTGCTGCGGCGCTCGCGCGGTTAG
- a CDS encoding MMPL family transporter, translating to MARRPIRWIVPSLLVLIWLAAGGAFGPFAGKLTEVSTNDQAAFLPQSAESTQVLDVQAKFREGETQPLIVVWTTTGGEPVTAAQTTAATGALAGLRGTPDVVGTPTPAFGSDDGLALRGIVQLDPDLAEELSDTLTRIRDAVAVDGLRAELAGPAATRADLSDAFAGIDGLLLGVALVTVLIILLAVYRSVLLPLVIIFGAILALGVACAIVYYLAGHDIVRVDGQVQGILFILVIGAATDYALLLTARFREELATAPDRFTAARVALRRSFAPIIASAATVALALLALLLSGLTNNRALGPVGAIGIACAALSALTFLPAVLAVLGRTALWPAKPQPAEPRGIWRRVAGLVDRHPRRLWFATLVPLIVLSLFAPGLNAGGVPLDETFVNDAPSVAAQATLSKHFPGGSGQPAVIVTPAGQADAVERTAAATGGFSGADVVTTTGRPTDPPKVVDGLVLVEATLRDAPDSDAAQASVERLRAALSSQPGVLVGGFTAQRLDTNDTANRDTLLIVPVVLAIILLILIALLRSLVTPVLLVATVALNYLATLGVSTLVFTHILGLTASDASVPLYGFVFLVALGVDYNIFLMSRAREETVLHGPREGIQRGLTTTGGVITSAGIVLAATFAALAVIPLSFLLQLAFIVAFGVLLDTLVVRSLLVPALIQDLGHRAWWPSRLSRPEAPRTAEPLTRTPS from the coding sequence ATGGCTCGCCGACCGATCCGCTGGATCGTCCCGTCCCTGCTGGTACTGATCTGGCTGGCCGCGGGCGGCGCGTTCGGCCCGTTCGCCGGCAAGCTCACCGAGGTCTCCACCAACGACCAGGCGGCCTTCCTGCCCCAGAGCGCCGAGTCGACACAGGTGCTCGACGTGCAGGCCAAGTTCCGCGAAGGCGAGACGCAGCCCCTCATCGTGGTGTGGACGACCACCGGCGGCGAACCCGTCACCGCCGCGCAGACCACCGCCGCGACCGGCGCGCTCGCCGGGCTGCGCGGCACACCGGACGTCGTCGGCACCCCCACCCCCGCCTTCGGTTCCGACGACGGCCTCGCGCTGCGCGGCATCGTGCAGCTCGACCCCGACCTCGCCGAGGAACTCAGCGACACCCTCACCCGGATCCGTGACGCCGTGGCGGTCGACGGCCTGCGCGCCGAACTCGCGGGTCCGGCCGCCACGCGCGCCGACCTGTCCGACGCCTTCGCCGGCATCGACGGCCTGCTCCTCGGCGTCGCGCTGGTCACCGTCCTGATCATCCTGCTCGCCGTGTACCGCAGCGTGCTGCTGCCGCTGGTCATCATCTTCGGCGCGATCCTGGCGCTCGGCGTGGCCTGCGCCATCGTCTACTACCTCGCCGGCCACGACATCGTCCGGGTGGACGGCCAGGTGCAGGGCATCCTGTTCATCCTCGTCATCGGCGCCGCCACCGACTACGCGCTGCTGCTGACCGCGCGCTTCCGCGAGGAACTCGCCACCGCCCCCGACCGCTTCACCGCCGCACGCGTGGCCCTGCGCCGCTCGTTCGCCCCGATCATCGCCAGCGCCGCCACCGTGGCCCTGGCCCTGCTGGCCCTCCTGCTCAGCGGCCTGACCAACAACCGCGCTCTCGGCCCCGTCGGCGCCATCGGCATCGCGTGCGCAGCGCTCAGCGCGCTCACGTTCCTCCCCGCGGTGCTCGCGGTGCTCGGCCGCACGGCCCTGTGGCCGGCCAAACCGCAGCCCGCCGAGCCGCGCGGCATCTGGCGCCGCGTCGCCGGCCTGGTGGACCGCCACCCCCGCCGGCTGTGGTTCGCCACCCTCGTCCCCCTCATCGTCCTGTCGCTGTTCGCTCCGGGGCTGAACGCCGGAGGTGTGCCGCTGGACGAGACCTTCGTCAACGACGCGCCTTCCGTCGCCGCGCAGGCCACCTTGAGCAAGCACTTCCCCGGCGGCTCGGGCCAGCCCGCCGTCATCGTCACCCCCGCCGGCCAGGCCGACGCCGTGGAGCGTACCGCCGCCGCCACCGGGGGCTTCTCCGGCGCCGACGTGGTCACCACCACCGGCCGTCCCACCGACCCACCCAAGGTCGTCGACGGCCTCGTCCTGGTCGAGGCCACCTTGCGCGACGCTCCCGACAGCGACGCCGCGCAGGCCTCCGTCGAACGGCTCCGCGCCGCTCTGTCCTCGCAGCCCGGCGTGCTGGTCGGCGGCTTCACCGCGCAGCGCCTCGACACCAACGACACCGCGAACAGGGACACTTTGCTCATCGTCCCCGTCGTGCTCGCGATCATCTTGCTGATCCTGATCGCACTGCTGCGTTCGCTGGTCACCCCGGTCCTGCTCGTCGCCACCGTGGCCCTGAACTACCTGGCCACCCTCGGCGTCTCGACGCTGGTGTTCACCCACATCCTCGGCCTGACCGCCAGCGACGCCTCCGTCCCGCTGTACGGCTTCGTCTTCCTCGTGGCCCTCGGCGTCGACTACAACATCTTCCTCATGTCCAGGGCCCGTGAAGAGACCGTCCTGCACGGCCCGCGCGAAGGCATCCAGCGCGGCCTCACCACGACCGGCGGCGTCATCACCTCGGCCGGCATCGTCCTCGCCGCGACCTTCGCCGCGCTCGCCGTCATCCCCTTGAGCTTCCTCCTCCAGTTGGCGTTCATCGTCGCCTTCGGCGTGCTCCTCGACACCCTGGTCGTCCGCTCTCTCCTGGTCCCGGCCCTCATCCAGGACCTCGGCCACCGCGCCTGGTGGCCGAGCCGCCTGAGCCGGCCCGAGGCCCCCCGCACCGCCGAACCCTTGACCAGAACCCCGAGCTAG
- a CDS encoding TIGR03086 family metal-binding protein, which translates to MGDPRVFGVHGDDDVMLGIGELAKRTGLSVKLIRHWSDIGVVPPAGRTAAGYRRYDASSVARLELARTLRDLGLGMATIREIADRGDGLAEVAALHADALEVRIRTLRRQQAVLRYVATRRSTPQELSHMARLSRLTAAERDTMIRAFVDDVVGDLDVPTYRDGLLAAMPDLPESPTAEQIGAWIELGELLQDPGLRAAMRRMAEYAARHAPGAHDEKALRAAEDVTDFWLREVNAATDAGLAPDSPSADAVVARIVAAWLPTQAAAGYTPGADGAEPRRRLLEQLEVAADTRVERYWQLTCVLNGLPVRPGMADAGRWLTTALRANPEPGAEARRVADVADADTTGTTPAMKLDACRRVLAEVGHLVAAVPPGHMNAPTPCAGWTVRELLDHLVWENLLWTGLATGTPRTDVAADHLGDDHVAAFRTAAEATLAAFGRPGMLTERFGPAPGWRMVEQVTIEMLVHGWDLARSLGLPTDLAPDVARTLLPAVEQIYGHLPRTPGGSFAAVQRAAEDATPTDRLAAYLGRS; encoded by the coding sequence GTGGGAGACCCGAGAGTGTTCGGCGTGCACGGCGACGACGACGTGATGCTCGGCATCGGCGAGCTGGCGAAGCGGACCGGCCTGTCGGTCAAGCTGATCCGCCACTGGTCCGACATCGGCGTCGTGCCACCCGCAGGCCGTACGGCGGCCGGCTACCGGCGGTACGACGCGTCGTCGGTGGCCCGGCTCGAACTCGCGCGGACCCTCCGCGATCTCGGCCTCGGCATGGCCACCATCCGCGAGATCGCCGATCGCGGGGACGGCCTGGCCGAGGTCGCGGCCCTCCACGCCGACGCTCTGGAGGTGCGGATCCGCACGCTGCGACGGCAGCAGGCGGTGCTGCGGTACGTCGCCACCCGCCGATCCACCCCACAGGAGCTCTCCCACATGGCCAGACTCTCCCGCCTGACCGCCGCGGAACGCGACACGATGATCCGCGCCTTCGTCGACGACGTCGTCGGCGATCTCGACGTCCCCACCTACCGCGACGGCCTGCTCGCCGCGATGCCCGACCTCCCCGAATCCCCCACCGCCGAGCAGATCGGCGCCTGGATCGAACTCGGCGAACTGCTCCAGGACCCCGGCCTGCGCGCCGCGATGCGCCGCATGGCCGAGTACGCCGCGCGGCACGCACCCGGCGCGCACGATGAGAAGGCGCTGCGCGCCGCCGAGGACGTCACCGACTTCTGGCTGCGGGAGGTGAACGCCGCCACCGACGCCGGCCTCGCACCCGACTCACCGTCCGCCGACGCCGTCGTCGCACGAATCGTCGCCGCTTGGCTCCCCACCCAGGCCGCCGCCGGCTACACCCCCGGCGCCGACGGCGCCGAACCGAGGCGCCGGCTGCTCGAACAGCTGGAGGTCGCCGCCGACACCCGCGTCGAGCGCTACTGGCAACTGACGTGCGTGCTCAACGGCCTGCCGGTACGGCCCGGCATGGCCGACGCCGGCCGGTGGCTCACGACCGCGCTGCGCGCCAACCCCGAACCCGGCGCCGAGGCCCGTCGCGTCGCCGACGTGGCCGACGCCGACACGACAGGCACCACCCCCGCCATGAAGCTGGACGCCTGCCGCCGCGTCCTCGCCGAGGTCGGCCACCTCGTCGCGGCCGTCCCTCCCGGCCACATGAACGCACCCACCCCCTGCGCCGGCTGGACCGTACGCGAGCTGCTCGACCACCTGGTCTGGGAGAACCTGTTGTGGACCGGCCTCGCCACCGGCACCCCCCGCACCGACGTCGCCGCCGACCACCTGGGGGACGACCACGTGGCCGCCTTCCGTACCGCAGCGGAGGCGACCCTCGCGGCCTTCGGTCGTCCCGGCATGCTGACCGAGCGCTTCGGCCCGGCCCCCGGCTGGCGCATGGTCGAGCAGGTCACCATCGAGATGCTCGTCCATGGCTGGGACCTCGCCAGATCCCTGGGCCTCCCCACCGACCTGGCCCCCGACGTGGCGCGCACACTCCTTCCCGCCGTCGAACAGATCTACGGCCACCTCCCCCGCACCCCCGGCGGCTCCTTCGCCGCCGTCCAGCGGGCCGCCGAGGACGCCACCCCCACCGACCGCCTCGCCGCCTACCTGGGCCGGTCATGA
- a CDS encoding SDR family NAD(P)-dependent oxidoreductase, protein MRTVVISGASSGIGEATAARFHRAGDHVVNLDVRPPRPGSAVRWVPADVADWSATEQALADVHQERGRIDVVIANAGISVRHGVLDISEADARRVCDVNLLGVLGLWRAAARHMVRQGEGVLLATASVNGLRGYPFYADYNATKAGVVALCRTFALELSPHIRTACVSPGAVLTPMQEAEYTGDMLDEVNRRIPAGRHAAPEEIADAFFYLASPEARFLTGQELVIDGGETAGATTSAFGTATPSREPVMS, encoded by the coding sequence ATGCGAACTGTGGTGATCTCTGGAGCGTCCAGCGGGATCGGCGAGGCGACGGCCGCGCGGTTCCACCGGGCCGGCGACCATGTCGTGAACCTGGACGTCCGTCCGCCGCGACCCGGGTCCGCCGTCAGGTGGGTGCCGGCCGACGTCGCCGACTGGTCGGCGACCGAACAGGCACTGGCGGACGTCCACCAGGAGCGAGGACGGATCGACGTGGTGATCGCGAACGCCGGGATCAGCGTCAGGCACGGTGTCCTCGACATCAGTGAGGCGGACGCGCGGCGCGTCTGCGACGTCAACCTGCTCGGGGTGCTCGGCCTGTGGCGCGCCGCGGCGCGCCACATGGTGCGGCAGGGAGAAGGGGTGCTGCTCGCCACCGCCTCGGTCAACGGCCTGCGCGGCTACCCCTTCTACGCCGACTACAACGCGACCAAGGCCGGTGTCGTCGCGTTGTGCCGGACGTTCGCGCTGGAGCTCAGCCCGCACATCCGCACCGCCTGCGTCAGCCCCGGCGCCGTGCTGACGCCGATGCAAGAGGCCGAGTACACCGGCGACATGCTGGACGAGGTGAACCGCCGCATCCCGGCGGGCCGGCACGCGGCACCCGAGGAGATCGCCGACGCGTTCTTCTACCTGGCCTCACCTGAGGCGCGATTCCTGACCGGCCAGGAACTGGTGATCGACGGCGGCGAGACCGCCGGCGCCACCACCTCGGCCTTCGGCACGGCCACCCCCTCGCGCGAACCCGTCATGTCATGA
- the gntD gene encoding guanitoxin biosynthesis L-enduracididine beta-hydroxylase GntD: MKDKEIAVQYTLSPDEAAAVRAGAREIARSSRQPSDPEFYDRHWDIHLKLPAGLRRFLEGFRRTESAAVCLVHGFGVDDDAVGATPGHWESAIGSTAAVEQEIAMAMCAMALGEPFTWSTLQAGMMIQNIFPIRGDEVRQNGHSSDTLLEFHTEDGFHPLRCDYLLLFGLRNHDRVPTIVSSVRDVSLSEQDTRILSEPRFLIVPDDEHIRQLELRHPGHPALAKMLQIRDHPEPVPVLFGTTFSPYLRIDRPFMRCVGDDPLAERALDRLMDELRRVQYSVVVNPGTLAVVDNYLAVHGRKPFAGRYDGTDRWLKRMIVSRDIRKSADHRATSSRRVLY, translated from the coding sequence ATGAAAGACAAAGAGATCGCAGTGCAGTACACACTGAGTCCGGACGAGGCCGCGGCGGTGCGGGCCGGTGCCCGCGAGATCGCGCGCTCGTCACGGCAGCCGTCCGACCCGGAGTTCTACGACCGGCACTGGGACATCCACCTGAAACTGCCGGCCGGCCTGCGCAGGTTCCTTGAGGGGTTCCGCCGCACCGAGTCCGCGGCGGTCTGCCTCGTGCACGGTTTCGGTGTCGACGACGACGCGGTGGGGGCCACCCCTGGCCACTGGGAGTCGGCGATCGGCTCGACGGCCGCCGTCGAGCAGGAGATCGCCATGGCGATGTGCGCCATGGCCCTCGGCGAGCCGTTCACGTGGTCCACGCTGCAGGCCGGCATGATGATCCAGAACATCTTCCCCATCCGCGGCGACGAGGTGCGGCAGAACGGCCACAGCAGTGACACGCTGCTGGAGTTCCACACCGAGGACGGCTTCCACCCGCTGCGCTGCGACTACCTGCTGCTGTTCGGCCTGCGCAATCACGACAGGGTGCCGACCATCGTGTCCTCGGTGCGCGACGTGTCCCTCAGCGAGCAGGACACGCGGATCCTCTCGGAGCCGAGGTTCCTCATCGTCCCGGACGACGAGCACATCCGGCAGCTCGAACTGCGCCACCCCGGCCACCCGGCGCTCGCCAAGATGCTCCAGATCCGTGACCACCCCGAGCCGGTTCCCGTCCTGTTCGGCACCACCTTCTCGCCGTACCTGAGGATCGACCGGCCCTTCATGCGCTGCGTCGGCGACGACCCGTTGGCCGAACGCGCGCTGGACCGGCTGATGGACGAGCTGCGCCGGGTGCAGTACTCGGTCGTGGTGAACCCCGGCACGCTCGCCGTGGTCGACAACTACCTGGCCGTGCACGGCCGCAAGCCCTTCGCGGGGCGGTACGACGGCACCGACCGCTGGCTGAAGCGGATGATCGTCAGCCGGGACATCAGGAAGTCGGCCGATCACCGGGCCACGTCCAGCCGGCGGGTCCTCTACTGA